A single window of Methylacidimicrobium sp. AP8 DNA harbors:
- the mqnE gene encoding aminofutalosine synthase MqnE — translation MAVTAFWEAARRAGIADIAERVAAGERIDEGSALRLFTCPDANTVGALADLVSRRKNGSRGSYLINRYLNYSNICVLSCRFCAFYRREGQPGAFLYSVAELAELAARSWKRGAVEVHCVGGLHPKLPFSYYRDLISAIKERCPGMMVKAFTAVEIRHLAHRIARCSIPEVLEALAASGLDSLTGGGAEIFDAEVRSRICRGKESAEEWLEVHRIWHRMGKKSTATMLFGHVETLAHRVDHLRRLRALQEETGGFCGFVPFAFEPANTKLAHLRRASPWDMLRTIAVSRIYLDNIDHITSYWVSSGLSLGQVALSFGADDLHGTIEEEKIFHMAGSKSPVAQTADALAAAIRESGREPVPRDTYYRPAFCERGNGGATAPGSGPDREPSLRLPG, via the coding sequence ATGGCTGTGACGGCCTTTTGGGAAGCCGCTCGGAGGGCGGGGATCGCGGACATCGCCGAGCGAGTGGCCGCCGGCGAAAGAATCGATGAGGGGAGCGCGCTGCGGCTCTTCACTTGTCCGGACGCCAACACCGTCGGTGCTCTGGCCGATCTGGTTTCCCGCCGCAAGAACGGTTCGCGCGGATCCTACCTGATCAATCGTTACCTCAACTATTCCAACATCTGCGTGTTGAGCTGCCGTTTTTGCGCGTTCTATCGTCGGGAGGGCCAACCGGGGGCCTTCCTCTATTCGGTGGCGGAACTTGCCGAGCTGGCTGCGCGGTCGTGGAAACGCGGGGCGGTCGAGGTGCATTGCGTCGGAGGGCTGCACCCCAAGCTGCCCTTTTCCTACTATCGGGACCTGATTTCCGCGATCAAGGAGCGCTGCCCCGGGATGATGGTAAAGGCGTTCACAGCGGTCGAAATCCGCCACTTGGCGCATCGGATCGCCCGCTGTTCTATCCCCGAGGTGCTGGAAGCGCTGGCCGCCTCCGGACTCGACTCCCTCACCGGCGGCGGAGCCGAAATCTTCGATGCCGAGGTTCGGAGCCGGATCTGCCGCGGGAAAGAAAGCGCCGAGGAGTGGCTCGAGGTGCACCGGATCTGGCATCGGATGGGGAAGAAGAGCACGGCCACGATGCTCTTCGGGCATGTGGAGACGCTGGCGCACCGCGTCGATCACCTGAGGCGATTGCGCGCGCTTCAAGAGGAGACCGGGGGCTTTTGCGGCTTTGTGCCATTTGCCTTCGAGCCGGCCAACACGAAGCTTGCCCATCTCCGTCGAGCGAGCCCCTGGGACATGCTCCGCACCATCGCGGTGAGCCGAATCTACCTCGATAATATCGACCACATCACCTCGTATTGGGTCAGCTCGGGGCTTTCCCTGGGTCAGGTTGCTCTTTCGTTCGGAGCCGATGATCTTCACGGGACCATCGAGGAGGAAAAGATCTTCCACATGGCGGGATCGAAGAGCCCGGTTGCGCAAACCGCCGACGCTCTTGCGGCGGCCATCCGCGAGAGCGGACGCGAGCCCGTTCCGCGCGATACCTACTACCGTCCGGCTTTCTGTGAACGCGGGAACGGCGGTGCGACCGCACCAGGGTCGGGCCCCGACCGGGAGCCGAGCCTCCGTTTGCCAGGGTAG
- a CDS encoding UbiA-like polyprenyltransferase, translating into MSADPPVARLVNLLRLIKFSHTLFALPFALAAMLVAARGLPSARVLWGILICMVGARTAAMAFNRYVDWEIDRRNPRTVERSRLASRTEALVLCLAGLAVFGFGLWFLNGLCRLLAPLAVVIVLGYSYTKRFTSFCHAFLGLALALAPLGAWAAVRGELTDLTPYLLAASVLAWTFGFDLIYALQDLDVDRRLGLRSFPARFGSAATLRTARLLHGAAWIGWVAFGLQAGLSTAYWWACAICGVALLYEHRLCREQDGRALNMAFFEINVAVSLLLLLGVVGSLWL; encoded by the coding sequence ATGAGCGCCGACCCTCCGGTTGCTCGGCTAGTCAACCTGCTTCGGCTGATCAAGTTCAGCCATACGCTCTTTGCTCTTCCCTTCGCGCTGGCCGCCATGCTGGTCGCCGCCCGGGGATTGCCCTCCGCGAGGGTTCTTTGGGGAATCCTGATCTGCATGGTCGGCGCGCGGACCGCCGCCATGGCCTTCAACCGGTATGTCGATTGGGAGATCGACCGGCGGAATCCCCGGACGGTGGAAAGGAGCCGACTGGCGAGCCGGACGGAAGCTCTGGTCCTCTGCCTGGCCGGGCTTGCCGTGTTCGGCTTCGGGCTCTGGTTCCTCAACGGGCTCTGCCGGCTTCTCGCCCCTCTGGCCGTCGTGATCGTCCTCGGCTATTCCTACACGAAGCGTTTCACTTCCTTTTGCCATGCGTTCCTGGGCCTGGCTCTGGCGCTGGCCCCGCTCGGTGCGTGGGCGGCGGTGCGAGGAGAATTGACCGACCTCACTCCCTACCTGCTTGCGGCTTCGGTGCTCGCCTGGACCTTCGGATTCGATCTCATCTACGCGCTGCAGGATCTGGACGTCGATCGCCGGCTCGGACTCCGCTCCTTTCCCGCCCGGTTCGGATCGGCGGCCACGCTGCGGACCGCGCGCCTCCTCCACGGGGCGGCATGGATCGGCTGGGTCGCTTTCGGCTTGCAGGCGGGTCTTTCCACGGCGTATTGGTGGGCTTGCGCGATTTGCGGCGTGGCTCTCCTCTACGAACATCGACTCTGCCGGGAGCAGGACGGTCGCGCTCTAAACATGGCCTTTTTCGAAATCAATGTGGCGGTGAGCTTGCTTCTTTTGCTGGGGGTCGTTGGAAGCTTATGGCTGTGA
- a CDS encoding UbiX family flavin prenyltransferase, with product MRLVVAVTGASGALYAQRLLSFLEKGDHEVHVIVTDYARQVAREELEKEGLAVPPRFVVHSERSMAAPFLSGSNRFSAMVIIPCSMGTAGRIAHGVSEGAIGRAADVFLKERRPLLLVPRETPWNLIHARNMVTLIEAGAVVIPACPSFYGKPQSVGALVDTVVARVLDHLRIPHDLAVRWKEKESG from the coding sequence ATGCGCCTTGTCGTAGCCGTAACCGGAGCCAGCGGAGCGCTCTATGCTCAGCGGTTGCTCTCTTTCCTGGAGAAGGGGGATCACGAGGTTCACGTCATCGTCACCGACTACGCGCGCCAAGTGGCTAGGGAGGAGCTGGAGAAGGAGGGGCTTGCCGTTCCGCCGCGCTTCGTTGTCCATAGCGAGCGCTCGATGGCGGCTCCGTTCCTGAGCGGATCGAATCGGTTTTCGGCGATGGTGATCATCCCCTGCTCGATGGGCACGGCAGGGCGGATCGCCCACGGCGTCTCCGAAGGGGCGATCGGACGGGCGGCAGACGTTTTCCTCAAGGAGCGCCGGCCTCTCCTTCTGGTTCCCCGCGAGACTCCGTGGAACTTGATCCATGCGCGGAACATGGTGACGCTGATCGAGGCCGGGGCCGTCGTGATTCCCGCCTGTCCTTCGTTTTACGGGAAGCCCCAGAGCGTTGGGGCCCTCGTGGATACCGTGGTCGCCCGCGTGCTCGATCACTTGCGGATACCGCACGATCTGGCCGTCCGGTGGAAGGAGAAAGAGAGCGGATGA
- a CDS encoding cytochrome-c peroxidase, producing the protein MKRLLLCALALIHGGLIGSAIGQIIDPDQAKQIFGVLPKVAENPQNPVTPEKVALGKSLYFERRLSKSSSISCSSCHDLNMAGVDGLPTSLGYRWQLGPRNAPTVLNAALEFAQFWDGRAKDLEEQAKGPILNPKEMASTKELVLQRLKSIPEYTAAFHLAFPEEKEPITYDNVAKAIAAFERTLLTPSRFDQYIAGNPSALSEQEKQGLSTFVAVGCTACHNGVGVGGASRNSACFTSPIGSRTWVDMR; encoded by the coding sequence GTGAAACGATTGCTGCTTTGTGCGCTCGCCTTGATCCATGGCGGCCTCATCGGTTCCGCAATCGGACAGATCATCGACCCGGATCAGGCAAAGCAGATCTTCGGCGTTCTGCCGAAGGTGGCGGAGAATCCGCAGAACCCCGTGACCCCGGAAAAGGTAGCCTTGGGGAAGTCGCTCTATTTCGAGCGCCGCCTCTCCAAGAGCAGCTCGATCAGTTGCTCGAGTTGCCATGACCTGAACATGGCCGGCGTCGACGGCCTCCCCACCTCGCTCGGCTACCGCTGGCAGCTCGGGCCCCGCAACGCGCCCACCGTGCTGAACGCGGCCTTGGAGTTCGCGCAATTTTGGGACGGCCGCGCCAAGGACCTGGAGGAGCAGGCCAAAGGCCCGATCCTCAATCCGAAGGAGATGGCGTCCACCAAGGAGCTGGTCCTCCAGCGGCTCAAGAGCATTCCGGAATACACGGCCGCCTTTCATCTAGCTTTCCCGGAAGAAAAGGAGCCCATCACGTACGACAACGTCGCGAAGGCGATCGCCGCCTTCGAGCGGACCCTGCTTACCCCCTCCCGATTCGATCAATACATAGCGGGGAATCCTTCCGCGCTCAGCGAGCAGGAAAAACAGGGGTTGAGCACCTTTGTCGCTGTGGGATGCACCGCCTGCCACAACGGCGTCGGGGTCGGGGGAGCTTCCAGAAATTCGGCGTGTTTCACAAGCCCGATTGGCTCAAGGACTTGGGTAGATATGAGGTAA
- the hemL gene encoding glutamate-1-semialdehyde 2,1-aminomutase, whose amino-acid sequence MDPRSSTSLWQEARTLFPGGVNSPVRSFRAVGGEPFFARRAEGATLWDVDGRPYIDYVCSWGALPLGHAHPVVEAAVREALAEGTSFGVPSPREVRLAAKIRASVPSIEKLRMTSSGTEACMTAIRLARGFTGRDKILKFAGCYHGHSDSLLVKAGSGALTHGEPDSAGVPRPLAELTIVLPWNDAAAAQELLDREGGRIAAVILEPVPANAGLLPPRPGFLERIRELCDRHGIILIFDEVITGFRLGMGGAQERFGIRPDLTTFGKIVGGGLPAAALGGRAEILDRLAPAGEVYQAGTLSGNPLAMAAGLAQIEEMERSRAYERLEQLGAMLESEVRELLRRRAEKSVQFHRMASLFCFFFTDQAVFSLEDAIASDRKRFARFFHSLLRQGVFFPPSPFETCFLSTAHSEREIEKTVAAIGRALEESQ is encoded by the coding sequence GTGGATCCCCGCTCATCCACGAGCCTCTGGCAGGAGGCCCGCACGCTTTTTCCCGGGGGAGTCAACTCCCCGGTCCGTTCTTTTCGGGCCGTCGGGGGAGAACCGTTTTTCGCCCGGCGCGCGGAAGGGGCGACCCTCTGGGATGTCGACGGCCGCCCCTACATCGATTACGTCTGCTCCTGGGGAGCGCTGCCGCTCGGCCACGCGCACCCGGTCGTTGAGGCCGCCGTCCGCGAAGCCCTTGCCGAGGGGACGAGCTTCGGGGTGCCGAGCCCGCGGGAAGTGCGGCTCGCCGCAAAGATCCGCGCGTCGGTCCCCTCGATCGAAAAGCTGCGGATGACCTCGAGCGGAACCGAGGCGTGCATGACCGCGATCCGCTTGGCGCGCGGCTTCACCGGGAGGGACAAGATCCTCAAGTTCGCCGGCTGCTATCACGGACATAGCGATTCCCTCTTGGTGAAGGCGGGCTCCGGAGCGCTCACCCACGGGGAACCCGACAGCGCCGGAGTTCCCCGGCCGCTGGCCGAGCTCACGATCGTCCTTCCCTGGAACGATGCCGCCGCCGCACAGGAACTCCTCGACCGGGAGGGCGGGCGGATCGCCGCGGTCATCCTGGAACCCGTGCCCGCCAACGCCGGCCTCCTCCCGCCCCGGCCCGGCTTCCTGGAACGGATCCGAGAGCTGTGCGATCGGCACGGCATCATCCTGATCTTCGACGAGGTGATCACCGGTTTCCGCCTAGGCATGGGCGGAGCCCAGGAGCGTTTCGGGATTCGGCCCGATCTGACCACTTTCGGGAAGATTGTCGGCGGCGGCCTGCCCGCGGCCGCCTTGGGCGGCCGGGCGGAGATCCTCGACCGGCTGGCTCCCGCGGGAGAGGTCTACCAGGCCGGAACCCTAAGCGGCAATCCTCTGGCCATGGCCGCCGGCCTCGCGCAGATCGAGGAGATGGAGAGGAGCAGGGCCTACGAGCGGCTGGAGCAGCTAGGGGCGATGCTCGAGTCGGAAGTCCGAGAACTTTTGCGGCGGCGGGCGGAGAAATCCGTACAATTTCACAGAATGGCCTCCCTCTTCTGCTTCTTCTTCACCGATCAGGCGGTTTTCTCGCTCGAAGACGCGATAGCCAGCGACCGCAAGCGATTCGCCCGCTTTTTCCATTCGCTCCTCCGCCAAGGCGTCTTCTTTCCGCCATCTCCCTTCGAAACCTGCTTTCTTTCCACCGCGCACTCGGAAAGGGAAATCGAGAAAACGGTCGCGGCCATCGGCCGGGCCCTGGAAGAGTCCCAATGA
- a CDS encoding SpoIVB peptidase S55 domain-containing protein: MRHRLLFALLLPTFWTCLTADAQAAAPSESVFPKSQLRPGMHGLTYTVLQGNKIEPIHTEILGIAKDFVGPGLDLIIAKLVDAKTATTGAVHGMSGSPLYIDGKLVGALSRRIASFEKDGHCGFTPIEDMLRIEQEPSPEPIRPFPTELRDAWRWGGPAPLRSAALRADYLGIPLSVGGLNPKIVSRFLEALGFRGAPILAVPGGGTTAIAGGGSALEPGASLAAVMMTGDINISGTGTLTWRDGNRVLAFGHPMFGFGKSDLPMAAAEVVTTVPSYETPYKLTNVGPVVGTILEDRLSAIGGKVGQMPKLASYRFERFHCGRRLPTLRGEFVSHPLLTPLVVNLAMGQIFSATDSFGRSFTVSVDGFVHFRNLPSLRLRGLYSGEDGDLATAILEMVQPLQLLFQQPWVEPVVESLELKTVSTEKEENWTIERASVDNPRCPPGGTVWVRCVLQERHGRRLERRVALPLPPGLHEQSVAVRIASGRALDTRALQQKIPSAQSAEELIALLNAQHPNDTLYIQAVSEAPGIVSGASDLPALPPTIRTTLSPSTSSKQADSWNELIWSEEALTVPGVVGGEQTVRIEVR, translated from the coding sequence ATGAGACATCGGCTTCTCTTTGCCCTCCTTCTGCCCACTTTCTGGACCTGCCTTACGGCGGACGCGCAGGCGGCCGCTCCGTCGGAGTCGGTTTTCCCCAAGAGCCAGCTCCGTCCGGGCATGCACGGTCTTACCTACACGGTGCTGCAGGGCAACAAGATCGAGCCGATCCACACGGAAATCCTCGGCATCGCCAAGGATTTCGTCGGCCCGGGACTCGACTTGATCATCGCCAAACTCGTCGACGCCAAGACGGCGACCACGGGAGCCGTGCACGGCATGAGCGGGAGCCCGCTCTACATCGACGGCAAGCTGGTGGGTGCCCTCTCGCGGCGGATCGCCTCTTTTGAAAAAGACGGTCATTGCGGGTTCACGCCGATCGAGGACATGCTCCGCATCGAGCAGGAGCCGTCTCCGGAGCCGATCCGGCCCTTTCCGACCGAACTGCGGGACGCGTGGCGCTGGGGGGGGCCCGCACCCCTGCGCAGCGCGGCTCTTCGGGCTGACTACTTGGGAATTCCGCTCTCCGTCGGTGGACTCAACCCGAAGATTGTATCCCGCTTCCTGGAGGCGCTCGGCTTCCGGGGAGCGCCGATCCTCGCCGTGCCGGGCGGGGGCACCACGGCGATCGCCGGCGGAGGGTCGGCCCTGGAGCCGGGAGCTTCTCTGGCCGCCGTGATGATGACCGGAGACATCAACATCTCGGGAACCGGAACCCTGACTTGGCGCGACGGCAACCGGGTGCTCGCGTTCGGCCATCCGATGTTCGGCTTCGGGAAGAGCGACCTCCCGATGGCCGCAGCGGAGGTCGTGACGACCGTGCCCAGCTACGAGACGCCCTATAAGCTCACCAACGTCGGACCGGTCGTGGGGACGATTTTGGAGGACCGCCTCTCCGCGATCGGAGGAAAGGTCGGGCAGATGCCGAAGCTCGCCTCCTACCGCTTCGAGCGCTTCCACTGCGGCCGGCGGTTACCGACGCTGCGGGGAGAGTTCGTCTCGCATCCGCTCTTGACCCCGCTCGTGGTGAATCTGGCGATGGGCCAGATCTTTTCGGCAACCGACAGCTTCGGTCGGAGCTTCACTGTTTCCGTCGACGGCTTCGTCCATTTTCGCAACCTGCCCTCCCTCCGCCTCCGGGGCCTCTACTCGGGCGAGGACGGCGATCTGGCGACCGCCATCCTCGAGATGGTGCAGCCTCTCCAACTGCTCTTCCAACAACCTTGGGTCGAGCCGGTCGTGGAGTCTCTCGAGCTGAAGACCGTCTCCACCGAGAAGGAAGAGAACTGGACGATCGAAAGAGCGTCGGTGGACAACCCCCGGTGTCCCCCGGGCGGCACGGTCTGGGTCCGCTGCGTCCTGCAGGAGCGGCATGGCCGCCGGCTCGAGCGGAGAGTCGCGCTCCCTCTGCCGCCGGGGCTCCATGAGCAATCCGTGGCCGTCCGAATTGCTTCGGGACGCGCTCTGGACACACGCGCCCTTCAGCAAAAAATACCCTCCGCGCAAAGCGCCGAGGAGCTCATCGCCCTGCTCAATGCGCAGCATCCCAACGACACCCTCTACATCCAGGCGGTCTCCGAAGCGCCGGGGATCGTTTCCGGGGCCAGCGACCTGCCGGCGCTCCCACCCACGATCCGGACAACCCTTTCCCCCTCCACCTCTTCCAAGCAGGCGGATTCCTGGAACGAGCTGATCTGGTCCGAAGAGGCCCTGACCGTCCCAGGGGTCGTCGGAGGCGAGCAGACGGTCCGAATCGAAGTGCGGTGA
- the ftsH gene encoding ATP-dependent zinc metalloprotease FtsH yields MGLTPSQFPERSKPARGKRNDSPLRDPKGPGEGKWKGLVFFLLVAFVFSTLLYFVGAGPSPAIEGKSLPQLVRLLDQKQVKSIAFVRDTSNGQTYLEGRYVKPSPDAPGGMVLVPFRTVVDLDFNRDLHDLLAAKGFPEVDIRVVHNFWGQALLSVLPFLLFILALYLLFRQQIRMAGKTAFSFGKSRVRLLSGEKTKVTFRDVAGIEEAKQEVQEIVEFLRDPKRFQKLGGRIPKGVLMVGPPGTGKTLLAKAIAGEADVPFFSISGSDFVEMFVGVGASRVRDMFEQARRQAPCIVFIDEIDAVGRSRGTGLGGGHDEREQTLNALLVEMDGIESQEGVIVIAATNRKDVLDTALLRPGRFDREVRVNLPDIRGREEVLKVHSSKVKLSQDADLHALARGTAGFSGAELANLINEAALLAASRGKESIGQPELEEARDKVRWGRERKSLAMSDEEKKITAYHEAGHALLNVLLEHTDPLHKVSIIPRGPALGVTMMLPATDRYNTRKKELLDNLCVAMGGRVAEEVFLGDISSGASGDIRQATWYARRMVCEWGMSEKLGMVHYADDPTMTFLGRDLGMSRAYSEATAEAIDGEVKRLIQDAYQRAKELILANRAQMEALAKALLDYETLDAAQAEEIVRTGRLLSPPPRPNPDGSTAPSVCGTKVSAPAAGTPAAGGLLPGLEGSPA; encoded by the coding sequence ATGGGGCTGACGCCGAGCCAATTTCCGGAAAGAAGCAAGCCTGCTCGAGGCAAGAGGAACGACTCCCCGTTGCGGGATCCGAAAGGCCCGGGAGAGGGGAAATGGAAGGGGCTGGTCTTTTTTCTGTTGGTGGCTTTTGTCTTCTCGACGCTCCTCTATTTCGTGGGCGCGGGGCCGTCCCCCGCGATCGAGGGCAAAAGCCTGCCGCAGCTTGTCCGGCTTCTCGATCAGAAGCAGGTGAAGTCGATTGCCTTCGTGCGGGACACTTCCAATGGGCAGACCTATCTGGAAGGACGCTATGTCAAGCCCTCGCCCGACGCGCCGGGAGGGATGGTCCTCGTCCCGTTCCGAACGGTTGTCGATCTCGATTTCAACCGCGATCTTCACGATCTTCTCGCCGCTAAGGGCTTCCCCGAGGTCGACATCCGGGTCGTCCACAATTTCTGGGGCCAGGCGCTGCTGAGCGTTCTCCCCTTTCTCCTGTTCATCCTGGCTCTCTATCTGCTTTTCCGGCAGCAGATCCGGATGGCGGGCAAGACCGCCTTCAGCTTCGGGAAGAGCCGGGTGCGGCTCCTCTCCGGCGAGAAGACCAAGGTCACCTTTCGGGACGTGGCGGGGATTGAGGAAGCCAAGCAGGAAGTGCAGGAGATCGTGGAGTTTCTTAGGGACCCGAAACGCTTCCAGAAGCTAGGAGGGCGCATCCCGAAGGGAGTGCTGATGGTCGGGCCTCCGGGGACGGGAAAGACCCTGCTCGCAAAGGCGATTGCGGGAGAGGCCGACGTGCCCTTCTTCAGCATCAGCGGATCCGACTTTGTCGAGATGTTCGTCGGAGTCGGTGCTTCGCGCGTCCGGGACATGTTCGAGCAGGCCCGACGGCAGGCTCCCTGCATCGTATTCATCGATGAGATCGATGCGGTCGGACGCAGCCGCGGGACGGGGCTCGGCGGAGGCCACGATGAGCGCGAGCAGACGCTTAATGCCCTGCTTGTCGAAATGGACGGCATCGAATCGCAGGAAGGTGTGATCGTGATCGCGGCGACCAACCGCAAGGATGTCCTCGATACGGCCCTTCTGCGTCCGGGACGCTTCGACCGGGAGGTGCGCGTGAACCTCCCGGATATCCGGGGACGTGAGGAAGTCCTGAAGGTGCATTCCTCCAAGGTAAAGCTCTCGCAGGATGCCGATCTTCATGCTCTGGCCAGGGGCACAGCCGGCTTCTCGGGCGCGGAGCTGGCCAACTTGATCAACGAGGCGGCTCTGTTGGCCGCCAGCCGGGGCAAGGAGTCGATCGGGCAGCCGGAACTGGAAGAGGCGCGCGACAAGGTGCGGTGGGGACGCGAGCGCAAGAGCTTGGCGATGAGCGATGAGGAGAAGAAGATCACCGCGTATCACGAGGCCGGTCATGCGCTGCTCAACGTGCTCCTGGAGCATACCGATCCGCTGCACAAGGTCAGCATCATCCCGCGGGGGCCCGCCCTCGGGGTGACGATGATGCTGCCGGCTACCGATCGATACAACACCAGGAAGAAGGAGCTTCTCGACAACCTCTGCGTGGCGATGGGCGGCCGAGTGGCGGAGGAGGTATTCCTGGGCGACATCTCGAGCGGGGCCAGCGGCGATATACGGCAGGCGACCTGGTATGCACGACGGATGGTATGCGAGTGGGGTATGAGCGAGAAGCTGGGCATGGTTCACTATGCGGACGATCCGACGATGACCTTCCTGGGGCGCGACTTGGGCATGTCGCGAGCGTACAGCGAGGCTACGGCGGAAGCGATCGATGGTGAGGTCAAGCGGTTGATCCAAGACGCCTACCAGCGGGCGAAGGAGCTGATTCTGGCCAATCGTGCGCAGATGGAAGCGCTGGCGAAGGCGCTCCTGGATTACGAAACCTTGGATGCTGCGCAGGCCGAGGAGATTGTCCGCACCGGCCGCTTGCTTTCTCCGCCGCCGCGCCCGAATCCTGACGGCAGCACCGCTCCGTCCGTTTGCGGGACCAAGGTCTCCGCCCCGGCCGCGGGCACTCCGGCCGCCGGAGGTCTGCTACCCGGGTTGGAAGGATCGCCCGCCTGA
- a CDS encoding WD40 repeat domain-containing protein, whose amino-acid sequence MPPVLCCRRILTLLFLPLAWLAFPGQGFAVHPQRVVLDTYADFAQGTAEGVTVGDGGLLQPAPSVELLARLPADQLWVILPQSDGTALVAASPKAKIFRIGKHQEVTLLASFPEQQIHAMTRSPKGDLFAATSPDGKVYLVPEKGAPLVYFDPKEKYIWSLLFDPNGVLYAGTGTAGKIYRIEGPQKGGLYCATGETHVRCLTWEKPGVLLAGSASRGLLLRVLPGGQAVALVDTEREEVNQITVSSDGTVFFSAVGMRQAPRAPGPAPEPGSALVEIGSAPSEPPELEEPPRESGRRLPFGMIKPAAASSLSQLWAIDRSLVPRPIWGTRELLFSLLQSSLGLLAGTAGDGYLYRITPEGRSDRLLKIDAPAVQVAVAAGSRGEMLLGASNPARVFLAGGTPRREGLYRSAPIDAGNYARWGRLLIDKTGAVQVRTRTGNSAKPDTSWFEWTPAPDGRCHNPPGRYFQFELGLGLGSTVNRVQAVFLPYNLPPRIEKLQILPPGVAYSELPPPPSPLQARTLDQLLAQENKPEPVDAFPPMPPRYQAKEARGLRTVVWKAEDPDGDDLLYSVLYRNEKEQRWHLLVKDWEQELFSWDTSGWPDGRYLLKIEASDARDNAPGEGLTSSRISRAFLVDNTPPRIRVLACGDGKLRFLVSEDASGIRSVEISRDGREFLPVPPIDGILDSEEEEFEVPCAKGETLFIRAEDESGNIASASSASR is encoded by the coding sequence TTGCCGCCCGTACTTTGTTGTCGCCGGATCCTCACGCTGCTCTTCCTTCCGCTGGCCTGGCTGGCGTTCCCCGGACAGGGATTCGCCGTCCATCCGCAGCGGGTCGTCCTCGATACCTATGCCGATTTCGCCCAGGGAACGGCCGAGGGTGTGACCGTCGGCGACGGGGGGCTCCTCCAACCGGCGCCCTCGGTGGAGCTGCTGGCCCGTTTGCCCGCCGACCAGCTGTGGGTGATTCTCCCCCAAAGCGACGGCACGGCGCTCGTCGCGGCCTCTCCGAAGGCCAAGATCTTTCGGATCGGCAAACACCAAGAGGTCACGCTCCTGGCCTCTTTTCCCGAGCAGCAGATTCACGCGATGACCCGCAGCCCGAAGGGCGACCTGTTCGCGGCGACTTCTCCCGATGGCAAGGTCTATCTTGTGCCCGAAAAGGGGGCTCCGCTCGTCTACTTCGACCCGAAGGAGAAGTACATCTGGTCCCTCCTCTTCGATCCTAACGGCGTCCTCTATGCCGGAACCGGCACGGCCGGAAAGATCTACCGCATCGAAGGGCCGCAAAAAGGCGGCCTGTACTGCGCCACCGGAGAGACCCACGTCCGTTGCCTGACGTGGGAAAAACCGGGAGTGCTGCTTGCAGGCAGCGCGTCCCGTGGGCTTCTCCTCCGTGTTCTGCCCGGCGGACAAGCCGTAGCCCTGGTCGATACCGAAAGAGAAGAGGTTAACCAGATCACCGTCTCTTCCGACGGCACCGTCTTCTTTTCAGCCGTCGGGATGCGCCAGGCTCCCCGCGCGCCGGGACCGGCTCCGGAACCCGGCTCCGCTCTCGTCGAGATCGGTTCTGCTCCGTCGGAGCCGCCGGAGTTGGAAGAGCCGCCGCGGGAATCCGGCCGCCGGCTTCCGTTCGGCATGATCAAGCCCGCTGCGGCCTCCTCCCTCTCCCAGCTATGGGCGATCGACCGCTCGCTGGTGCCCCGGCCGATTTGGGGGACTCGCGAGCTCCTGTTCTCCCTCCTCCAATCTTCGCTGGGTCTCCTGGCCGGAACGGCCGGTGACGGTTACCTTTACCGCATCACTCCGGAAGGGAGGAGCGACCGCTTGCTCAAGATCGACGCTCCTGCCGTTCAAGTCGCGGTCGCCGCCGGTTCTCGGGGAGAAATGCTGCTCGGGGCGAGCAATCCCGCCCGAGTCTTCCTGGCCGGCGGCACGCCGCGCCGCGAAGGGCTCTACCGCTCCGCCCCCATCGACGCCGGAAATTACGCCCGCTGGGGGCGCTTGCTCATCGATAAGACCGGAGCGGTGCAGGTGCGCACGCGAACCGGGAACAGCGCGAAGCCGGATACCTCATGGTTCGAGTGGACTCCGGCCCCCGACGGGCGCTGCCACAACCCACCCGGCCGCTATTTTCAGTTCGAGCTCGGGCTGGGCCTAGGAAGCACGGTCAATCGCGTTCAGGCGGTCTTTTTGCCCTATAATCTTCCCCCTAGGATCGAGAAGCTGCAAATTCTGCCCCCCGGAGTCGCCTACTCTGAGCTGCCTCCCCCTCCCTCTCCTCTGCAGGCGCGCACGCTCGATCAACTTCTCGCCCAGGAAAACAAGCCCGAGCCCGTGGATGCCTTTCCGCCGATGCCTCCCCGATACCAGGCGAAGGAGGCCCGCGGACTCCGGACCGTCGTCTGGAAGGCGGAGGATCCCGACGGCGACGACCTCCTCTATTCGGTACTGTATCGGAACGAGAAAGAGCAGAGATGGCATCTCCTCGTCAAGGACTGGGAGCAGGAGCTGTTCAGCTGGGACACCTCGGGATGGCCCGACGGCCGGTATCTTCTCAAGATCGAGGCTTCCGACGCCCGGGACAACGCGCCCGGAGAGGGACTGACCAGCTCCCGGATCAGCCGTGCTTTCCTCGTTGACAACACCCCGCCGCGCATTCGCGTTCTCGCTTGCGGCGACGGAAAGCTCCGCTTCCTCGTGAGCGAAGATGCCAGCGGGATTCGGTCGGTCGAGATCTCGCGCGACGGCCGGGAGTTCCTTCCGGTCCCTCCCATCGACGGAATTCTCGATTCCGAGGAGGAGGAGTTCGAAGTTCCTTGCGCAAAGGGGGAAACCCTCTTCATCCGCGCGGAGGACGAATCCGGCAACATTGCGAGCGCCTCTTCGGCGAGCCGGTGA